One window of Etheostoma spectabile isolate EspeVRDwgs_2016 chromosome 6, UIUC_Espe_1.0, whole genome shotgun sequence genomic DNA carries:
- the setdb1b gene encoding histone-lysine N-methyltransferase SETDB1-B isoform X3 produces the protein MESSDGMEVDCWDPNLEEELGISLDELKKWIDDAVENSEIVQKKKAQLTELKEWVEKKEEEEATADMLLTNANKSLLECEKLVKETYQKNGLIYRESSSEDEGGGGDKLFSEVIEIDDDDDDDVIAVGCLVPPKMPVTPGKDPVLKEVSTALQKTSQQVQKLVQIVNKPSVGGPLLRSPSQPPSQPATQASVPAVFVSQVLSQSMTQPNPNITEDELRVGMTILGKKRTKTWHRGALVAIHPVGNGIFKYKVKFDKGKSLLSGNHVAFEYNPTLEILYVGARVVAKYKDGNLVWLYAGIVAEMPNNKNRMRFLIFFDDGYASYVTLPELHPVCRPLKRTWEDIEDASCRDFIEEYITAYPSRPMVLLKVGQIIKTEWEGTWWRSKVEEVDGSLVKILFLDDKRSEWIYRGSTRLEPMFNLKMTTANTQEKKLAGQQRTRPNMGALRSKGPVVQYTSDGQVGASPVKTPQASTSQPSQTPQSQQRPQPQQTPQPQPPQQTIQPPQPSQPLRVDNKHQMAKKSTSPFVPGVGGTHASKIMQSLSSSPSNLSGGRMLSVQNIATPTFTQPYQRPMPPQAPGPAPMTHTTAIIPHQPAYRAPTDRIFYLAHTCQLACLNRVRPARSDMHRGKNPLLTPLLYDFRRMTGRRKVNRKMSFHVIYKAPCGLCLRNMEEIQYYLFQTRCDFIFLEMFCLDPYVLVDRPFQPQRPVYYIPDITGGREDIPLSCVNEIDSTPPPEVAYSKERIPEDGVYINTSPDFLVGCDCTDGCRDKSKCSCHQLTLQATGCTPGAQINPNAGYFHKRLEECLPTGIYECNKRCKCCAQMCTNRLVQHGLQVRLQLFKTQNKGWGIRCLDDVAKGSFVCIYAGKILTDDFADKEGLEMGDEYFANLDHIESVENFKEGYESEAHCSDSEGSGVDMSRLKIQPSALVSNPVGRPLKKAQNPSSSGDSNDDDDKDSKSEDESDSSDDTFVKENYFSSSSVWRSYTTRGQAKGNKEGSQDSKDGLSASAKGTDDEKPLSMPEEMGKNKVASWLTSQSLKKESGDNKSQVKLETGKKQDVMTVSDSDDVQTISSGSDDNKEREKVPTGVTKKQVAVKSTRGIALKSGHGMMVKTGAPGGGGGPGGQGGKTGQQRQSGGGGDNTLKSTRLFFDGEESCYIIDAKLEGNLGRYLNHSCSPNLFVQNVFVDTHDLRFPWVAFFASKRIRAGTELTWDYNYEVGSVEGKVLLCCCGSTECRGRLL, from the exons ATGGAAAGCAGCGATGG aaTGGAAGTGGATTGCTGGGACCCCAATCTCGAGGAAGAGCTGGGCATTTCTTTGGATGAGCTAAAAAAGTGGATTGATGATGCCGTGGAGAATAGCGAGATTGTGCAGAAGAAAAAGGCTCAGCTGACAGAGCTGAAAGAATGGgtagagaagaaagaagaagaggaggcgACAGCCGACATGCTTCTTACCAATGCCAACAA ATCCTTATTGGAGTGTGAGAAGCTTGTGAAGGAAACTTATCAGAAGAACGGTCTTATTTACCGAGAGAGCAGCTCAGAGGATGAGGGGGGCGGAGGAGACAAGTTGTTCTCTGAGGTCATCGAGATAGACGATGATGACGACGACGATGTCATTGCTGTTGGCTGTT TGGTTCCTCCAAAGATGCCTGTCACTCCTGGCAAAGATCCAGTT tTAAAAGAAGTCTCTACAGCGCTACAGAAAACCTCCCAGCAGGTGCAGAAGTTGGTCCAAATTGTCAACAAGCCTTCAGTAGGTGGTCCATTGCTCCGATCTCCATCACAGCCTCCATCCCAGCCAG CTACTCAGGCTTCAGTGCCAGCCGTGTTTGTATCCCAGGTTCTATCTCAGTCCATGACCCAGCCCAACCCAAACATAACAGAAGATGAGCTCAGAGTTGGGATGACTATTCTGGGAAAGAAACGCACCAAGACATGGCACAGAGGTGCCCTCGTTGCAATTCACCCTGTTG GAAATGGCATATTCAAGTATAAAGTGAAGTTTGATAAAGGAAAGAGTTTGCTGTCTGGAAATCATGTGGCTTTCGAGTATAACCCCACCCTGGAGATTCTGTATGTCGGGGCTCGTGTAGTCGCCAAGTACAAGGATGGCAACCTTGTGTGGCTCTATGCTGGAATAGTAGCAGAGATGCCCAACAACAAAAATCGTATGAG gtttttgatATTCTTTGATGATGGCTATGCATCATATGTTACACTACCGGAGCTCCACCCAGTTTGCCGACCAT TAAAGCGTACCTGGGAGGACATAGAGGATGCATCGTGTCGAGACTTCATTGAGGAGTACATCACTGCATATCCCAGCAGGCCTATGGTGCTCCTAAAGGTTGGACAGATCATCAAGACAGAATGGGAGGGAACTTGGTGGAGGAGCAAAGTGGAGGAGGTGGATGGAAGCTTGGTCAAGATCCTCTTTTTG GATGACAAGAGGAGTGAGTGGATTTATAGAGGCTCTACCAGGTTGGAGCCAATGTTCAACCTGAAGATGACCACCGCCAACACCCAGGAGAAGAAGCTGGCTGGCCAGCAGCGGACAAGACCTAACATGG GGGCATTGAGGAGTAAAGGCCCAGTAGTTCAATACACCAGTGACGGACAAGTTGGTGCCTCTCCCGTTAAAACACCGCAGGCCTCAACCAGCCAGCCTTCACAGACACCACAATCACAACAGCGTCCTCAGCCCCAACAAACCCCGCAGCCCCAACCGCCCCAACAGACGATTCAGCCTCCTCAGCCCTCACAGCCTCTACGTGTTGA CAATAAACATCAGATGGCAAAGAAGAGTACTTCTCCATTTGTCCCTGGTGTGGGAGGCACTCATGCCTCTAAGATCATGCAGTCTCTTTCCTCCAGTCCCAGCAACCTCTCTGG TGGAAGAATGTTGAGTGTCCAAAATATTGCTACGCCCACTTTTACACAGCCGTATCAGAGACCGATGCCCCCTCAGGCTCCCGGCCCTGCTCCAATGACACACACGACGGCCATTATCCCACATCAGCCTGCGTACCGTGCCCCGACCGACCGCATCTTCTACCTGGCGCACACTTGTCAGCTCGCCTGTCTTAATCGCGTCCGACCTGCCAGATCAGACATGCACAGAGGAAAGAACCCCCTCCTCACACCTTTACTGTATGATTTTAGACGCATGACGGGAAGACGCAAAGTCAACCGCAAG ATGTCCTTCCACGTGATTTACAAGGCTCCGTGTGGGCTTTGTCTACGTAACATGGAAGAGATCCAGTACTACCTCTTCCAGACTCGCTGTGACTTTATATTCCTAGAGATGTTTTGTCTAGACCCCTATGTGCTCGTGGACCGGCCCTTCCAGCCACAGAGGCCAGTCTATTACATTCCCGACATCACTGGTGGACGGGAGGACATCCCACTCTCCTGCGTCAACGAGATCGATTCCACCCCGCCTCCTGAAGTAGCTTACA GTAAAGAGCGTATTCCTGAAGATGGAGTATACATCAACACCAGTCCAGACTTCCTGGTTGGGTGTGATTGCACCGACGGCTGTCGAGACAA GTCGAAATGCTCTTGCCACCAGCTGACTCTTCAGGCTACAGGTTGTACACCAGGGGCACAGATCAACCCAAATGCCGGATATTTCCACAAACGATTAGAGGAGTGTCTCCCCACAGG GATCTACGAGTGTAATAAGCGGTGCAAATGCTGTGCTCAGATGTGCACCAACCGGTTGGTGCAGCACGGCCTGCAGGTGCGTCTCCAGCTCTTCAAGACCCAAAACAAAGGCTGGGGCATCCGCTGTCTGGATGATGTGGCCAAGGGCTCTTTTGTCTGCATCTATGCTG GTAAAATCTTGACAGACGATTTTGCCGACAAAGAAGGTCTAGAGATGGGCGATGAGTATTTTGCCAATCTGGATCATATAGAGAGTGTGGAGAACTTCAAAGAGGGCTATGAGAGTGAGGCTCACTGTTCGGACAGCGAGGGGAGCGGCGTGGACATGTCAAGGTTAAAAATCCAACCATCCGCTTTAGTGTCTAACCCTGTGGGGAGACCGCTCAAAAAGG CCCAAAACCCAAGCTCATCAGGAGACAGCAATGACGATGATGACAAGGATTCAAAAAGTGAAGATGAAAGTGACAGTTCCGACGACACGTTTGTGAAGGAAAACTACTTCTCTTCTAGCTCTGTGTGGAGGAGCTACACCACACGTGGTCAGGCCAAGGGCAACAAGGAAG GGAGTCAAGACAGTAAAGATGGATTAAGTGCATCTGCCAAAGGAACTGATGACGAGAAGCCGCTGTCCATGCCAGAGGAGATGGGGAAAAACAAAGTGGCTTCCTGGCTCACCAGCCAGAGTCTAAAGAAG GAATCTGGAGACAACAAGAG CCAAGTGAAGTTAGAAACAGGAAAGAAGCAGGATGTGATGACTGTTTCTGACAGTGATGATGTTCAGACCATCAGCTCTGGATCTGACGACaacaaggagagagaaaaagtccCCACGG GCGTGACTAAGAAGCAGGTTGCAGTGAAATCTACACGCGGCATCGCCCTAAAGAGCGGCCATGGGATGATGGTGAAAACAGGTGCACCTGGAGGCGGGGGAGGGCCGGGGGGTCAGGGAGGAAAAACAGGACAGCAGAGGCAGTCTGGGGGTGGCGGGGACAACACTCTCAAAAGCACTCGTCTGTTCTTTGATGGCGAGGAGTCCTGCTATATCATTGATGCCAAGTTGGAAGGAAACCTTGGCCGTTACCttaat CACAGCTGTAGTCCTAACCTTTTTGTCCAGAATGTGTTTGTGGACACACATGACTTGAGGTTTCCCTGGGTGGCGTTTTTTGCCAGCAA ACGGATTCGGGCCGGCACAGAGCTGACCTGGGACTACAACTATGAGGTGGGCAGTGTGGAGGGGAAGgtgctgctctgctgctgcgGATCCACCGAGTGCAGGGGAAGACTGTTGTGA
- the setdb1b gene encoding histone-lysine N-methyltransferase SETDB1-B isoform X1 produces MESSDGMEVDCWDPNLEEELGISLDELKKWIDDAVENSEIVQKKKAQLTELKEWVEKKEEEEATADMLLTNANKSLLECEKLVKETYQKNGLIYRESSSEDEGGGGDKLFSEVIEIDDDDDDDVIAVGCLVPPKMPVTPGKDPVLKEVSTALQKTSQQVQKLVQIVNKPSVGGPLLRSPSQPPSQPATQASVPAVFVSQVLSQSMTQPNPNITEDELRVGMTILGKKRTKTWHRGALVAIHPVGNGIFKYKVKFDKGKSLLSGNHVAFEYNPTLEILYVGARVVAKYKDGNLVWLYAGIVAEMPNNKNRMRFLIFFDDGYASYVTLPELHPVCRPLKRTWEDIEDASCRDFIEEYITAYPSRPMVLLKVGQIIKTEWEGTWWRSKVEEVDGSLVKILFLDDKRSEWIYRGSTRLEPMFNLKMTTANTQEKKLAGQQRTRPNMGALRSKGPVVQYTSDGQVGASPVKTPQASTSQPSQTPQSQQRPQPQQTPQPQPPQQTIQPPQPSQPLRVDNKHQMAKKSTSPFVPGVGGTHASKIMQSLSSSPSNLSGGRMLSVQNIATPTFTQPYQRPMPPQAPGPAPMTHTTAIIPHQPAYRAPTDRIFYLAHTCQLACLNRVRPARSDMHRGKNPLLTPLLYDFRRMTGRRKVNRKMSFHVIYKAPCGLCLRNMEEIQYYLFQTRCDFIFLEMFCLDPYVLVDRPFQPQRPVYYIPDITGGREDIPLSCVNEIDSTPPPEVAYSKERIPEDGVYINTSPDFLVGCDCTDGCRDKSKCSCHQLTLQATGCTPGAQINPNAGYFHKRLEECLPTGIYECNKRCKCCAQMCTNRLVQHGLQVRLQLFKTQNKGWGIRCLDDVAKGSFVCIYAGKILTDDFADKEGLEMGDEYFANLDHIESVENFKEGYESEAHCSDSEGSGVDMSRLKIQPSALVSNPVGRPLKKDDSKSKAQNPSSSGDSNDDDDKDSKSEDESDSSDDTFVKENYFSSSSVWRSYTTRGQAKGNKEGSQDSKDGLSASAKGTDDEKPLSMPEEMGKNKVASWLTSQSLKKESGDNKSQVKLETGKKQDVMTVSDSDDVQTISSGSDDNKEREKVPTGVTKKQVAVKSTRGIALKSGHGMMVKTGAPGGGGGPGGQGGKTGQQRQSGGGGDNTLKSTRLFFDGEESCYIIDAKLEGNLGRYLNHSCSPNLFVQNVFVDTHDLRFPWVAFFASKRIRAGTELTWDYNYEVGSVEGKVLLCCCGSTECRGRLL; encoded by the exons ATGGAAAGCAGCGATGG aaTGGAAGTGGATTGCTGGGACCCCAATCTCGAGGAAGAGCTGGGCATTTCTTTGGATGAGCTAAAAAAGTGGATTGATGATGCCGTGGAGAATAGCGAGATTGTGCAGAAGAAAAAGGCTCAGCTGACAGAGCTGAAAGAATGGgtagagaagaaagaagaagaggaggcgACAGCCGACATGCTTCTTACCAATGCCAACAA ATCCTTATTGGAGTGTGAGAAGCTTGTGAAGGAAACTTATCAGAAGAACGGTCTTATTTACCGAGAGAGCAGCTCAGAGGATGAGGGGGGCGGAGGAGACAAGTTGTTCTCTGAGGTCATCGAGATAGACGATGATGACGACGACGATGTCATTGCTGTTGGCTGTT TGGTTCCTCCAAAGATGCCTGTCACTCCTGGCAAAGATCCAGTT tTAAAAGAAGTCTCTACAGCGCTACAGAAAACCTCCCAGCAGGTGCAGAAGTTGGTCCAAATTGTCAACAAGCCTTCAGTAGGTGGTCCATTGCTCCGATCTCCATCACAGCCTCCATCCCAGCCAG CTACTCAGGCTTCAGTGCCAGCCGTGTTTGTATCCCAGGTTCTATCTCAGTCCATGACCCAGCCCAACCCAAACATAACAGAAGATGAGCTCAGAGTTGGGATGACTATTCTGGGAAAGAAACGCACCAAGACATGGCACAGAGGTGCCCTCGTTGCAATTCACCCTGTTG GAAATGGCATATTCAAGTATAAAGTGAAGTTTGATAAAGGAAAGAGTTTGCTGTCTGGAAATCATGTGGCTTTCGAGTATAACCCCACCCTGGAGATTCTGTATGTCGGGGCTCGTGTAGTCGCCAAGTACAAGGATGGCAACCTTGTGTGGCTCTATGCTGGAATAGTAGCAGAGATGCCCAACAACAAAAATCGTATGAG gtttttgatATTCTTTGATGATGGCTATGCATCATATGTTACACTACCGGAGCTCCACCCAGTTTGCCGACCAT TAAAGCGTACCTGGGAGGACATAGAGGATGCATCGTGTCGAGACTTCATTGAGGAGTACATCACTGCATATCCCAGCAGGCCTATGGTGCTCCTAAAGGTTGGACAGATCATCAAGACAGAATGGGAGGGAACTTGGTGGAGGAGCAAAGTGGAGGAGGTGGATGGAAGCTTGGTCAAGATCCTCTTTTTG GATGACAAGAGGAGTGAGTGGATTTATAGAGGCTCTACCAGGTTGGAGCCAATGTTCAACCTGAAGATGACCACCGCCAACACCCAGGAGAAGAAGCTGGCTGGCCAGCAGCGGACAAGACCTAACATGG GGGCATTGAGGAGTAAAGGCCCAGTAGTTCAATACACCAGTGACGGACAAGTTGGTGCCTCTCCCGTTAAAACACCGCAGGCCTCAACCAGCCAGCCTTCACAGACACCACAATCACAACAGCGTCCTCAGCCCCAACAAACCCCGCAGCCCCAACCGCCCCAACAGACGATTCAGCCTCCTCAGCCCTCACAGCCTCTACGTGTTGA CAATAAACATCAGATGGCAAAGAAGAGTACTTCTCCATTTGTCCCTGGTGTGGGAGGCACTCATGCCTCTAAGATCATGCAGTCTCTTTCCTCCAGTCCCAGCAACCTCTCTGG TGGAAGAATGTTGAGTGTCCAAAATATTGCTACGCCCACTTTTACACAGCCGTATCAGAGACCGATGCCCCCTCAGGCTCCCGGCCCTGCTCCAATGACACACACGACGGCCATTATCCCACATCAGCCTGCGTACCGTGCCCCGACCGACCGCATCTTCTACCTGGCGCACACTTGTCAGCTCGCCTGTCTTAATCGCGTCCGACCTGCCAGATCAGACATGCACAGAGGAAAGAACCCCCTCCTCACACCTTTACTGTATGATTTTAGACGCATGACGGGAAGACGCAAAGTCAACCGCAAG ATGTCCTTCCACGTGATTTACAAGGCTCCGTGTGGGCTTTGTCTACGTAACATGGAAGAGATCCAGTACTACCTCTTCCAGACTCGCTGTGACTTTATATTCCTAGAGATGTTTTGTCTAGACCCCTATGTGCTCGTGGACCGGCCCTTCCAGCCACAGAGGCCAGTCTATTACATTCCCGACATCACTGGTGGACGGGAGGACATCCCACTCTCCTGCGTCAACGAGATCGATTCCACCCCGCCTCCTGAAGTAGCTTACA GTAAAGAGCGTATTCCTGAAGATGGAGTATACATCAACACCAGTCCAGACTTCCTGGTTGGGTGTGATTGCACCGACGGCTGTCGAGACAA GTCGAAATGCTCTTGCCACCAGCTGACTCTTCAGGCTACAGGTTGTACACCAGGGGCACAGATCAACCCAAATGCCGGATATTTCCACAAACGATTAGAGGAGTGTCTCCCCACAGG GATCTACGAGTGTAATAAGCGGTGCAAATGCTGTGCTCAGATGTGCACCAACCGGTTGGTGCAGCACGGCCTGCAGGTGCGTCTCCAGCTCTTCAAGACCCAAAACAAAGGCTGGGGCATCCGCTGTCTGGATGATGTGGCCAAGGGCTCTTTTGTCTGCATCTATGCTG GTAAAATCTTGACAGACGATTTTGCCGACAAAGAAGGTCTAGAGATGGGCGATGAGTATTTTGCCAATCTGGATCATATAGAGAGTGTGGAGAACTTCAAAGAGGGCTATGAGAGTGAGGCTCACTGTTCGGACAGCGAGGGGAGCGGCGTGGACATGTCAAGGTTAAAAATCCAACCATCCGCTTTAGTGTCTAACCCTGTGGGGAGACCGCTCAAAAAGGATGATTCCAAGTCAAAAG CCCAAAACCCAAGCTCATCAGGAGACAGCAATGACGATGATGACAAGGATTCAAAAAGTGAAGATGAAAGTGACAGTTCCGACGACACGTTTGTGAAGGAAAACTACTTCTCTTCTAGCTCTGTGTGGAGGAGCTACACCACACGTGGTCAGGCCAAGGGCAACAAGGAAG GGAGTCAAGACAGTAAAGATGGATTAAGTGCATCTGCCAAAGGAACTGATGACGAGAAGCCGCTGTCCATGCCAGAGGAGATGGGGAAAAACAAAGTGGCTTCCTGGCTCACCAGCCAGAGTCTAAAGAAG GAATCTGGAGACAACAAGAG CCAAGTGAAGTTAGAAACAGGAAAGAAGCAGGATGTGATGACTGTTTCTGACAGTGATGATGTTCAGACCATCAGCTCTGGATCTGACGACaacaaggagagagaaaaagtccCCACGG GCGTGACTAAGAAGCAGGTTGCAGTGAAATCTACACGCGGCATCGCCCTAAAGAGCGGCCATGGGATGATGGTGAAAACAGGTGCACCTGGAGGCGGGGGAGGGCCGGGGGGTCAGGGAGGAAAAACAGGACAGCAGAGGCAGTCTGGGGGTGGCGGGGACAACACTCTCAAAAGCACTCGTCTGTTCTTTGATGGCGAGGAGTCCTGCTATATCATTGATGCCAAGTTGGAAGGAAACCTTGGCCGTTACCttaat CACAGCTGTAGTCCTAACCTTTTTGTCCAGAATGTGTTTGTGGACACACATGACTTGAGGTTTCCCTGGGTGGCGTTTTTTGCCAGCAA ACGGATTCGGGCCGGCACAGAGCTGACCTGGGACTACAACTATGAGGTGGGCAGTGTGGAGGGGAAGgtgctgctctgctgctgcgGATCCACCGAGTGCAGGGGAAGACTGTTGTGA